In Vanrija pseudolonga chromosome 4, complete sequence, a single window of DNA contains:
- the Snrnp27 gene encoding U4/U6U5 small nuclear ribonucleoprotein: protein MSSYRDEPRGSGRGGYPHDRDARDRSRSPGRRYDDRDRDRADRSERYDRPDPRERSSRGGYRDGPPRGERDPPPHRAGYGRDDDRERGYERSGGGGRYDRDGPRGYDRNGRDGGRSYGGGRDADRPLDRRAIEEGRRRREEERAAGIKYAADGSRIVPEEEKDESADATPVPEGEEMDDETAAMASMMGFGGFGTSKGQEVEGNDVSGAKTHKKRTWRQYMNRRGGFNRALDKI from the exons ATGTCATCATAccgcgacgagccgcgcgGCTCTGGAAGAGGAGGATACCCGCACGACCgggacgcgcgcgaccgcaGCCGGTCCCCTGGTCGGCGGTACGACGACCGAG acCGTGATCGTGCCGACCGGAGCGAGCGGTACGACCGCCCTGACCCGCGCGAGCGTTCATCGCGTGGAGGATATCGCGACGGGCCCCCTCGCGGCGAGCGTgatccgccgccgcaccgcgcaGGCTATGGGCGCGACGAtgaccgcgagcgcgggtacgagcgcagcggcggaggcgggaGGTACGACCGCGACGGGCCGCGGGGGTATGACCGGAACGGGCGCGACGGTGGCCGTAGCTAcggtggcggccgcgacgccgaccgccCGCTCGACCGCCGTGCGATCGAGGAGGGCCGTCGcaggcgagaggaggagcgtgccgccggcatcaAGTACGCTGCGGACGGGAGCCGGATCGTGCcggagg AAGAGAAGGACGagtcggccgacgcgacgccggtgcccgagggcgaggagatggacgacgagacggccgcTATGGCGTCCATGATGGGCTTTGGCGGCTTCGGGACGAGTAAG GGCCAAGAGGTCGAAGGTAACGACGTCTCGGGGGCAAAGACGCACAAGAAGCGCACTTGGCGTCAGTACATGAACCGTCGCGGCGGTTTcaaccgcgcgctcgacaagatcTAG
- the THO1 gene encoding THO complex subunit 1, translating into MASLYTTLADGLSSLATASWETRTPLLSAATGPGPLAPLDPAELRAEVEKVWAAAGGGESSSGGRRLDVVRSTLDLVGRDVAERPVVDGLLPEPLETDDDDTKRAFQTALQDRLDIALTLYEVAYDALASPALEPGAVFIPLLEDFVELLSVATWRQLFGYLETRSKRFSKNMPSSKGKALPLLRTINAFLRFLSHTPEDLMLRGRVQLFAAAVIPIADKSAINMRGEYSAIQTTWEESDPQGDVEMAEAGDGGAAANDDEKPKAEPNFYSTLWSLQGYFAYPPSLDGPAVGDPTQTAFEQFRAKTEFVLSRLYEQTKRERVLRGKDDGSAPATVVKSGTSADDFYPRYLTAKSLLEYEIADQSFRRQILVQYFILFQFLLNFNPASASKQQFTGGMPKTFVIDGDNLEWTRNTAFGIRDELSRMSADGYEFFNTMAILMERERRYALWKNEGCPEAEWEIKPVDPQEVEDAAKKWEEHVEPMRRWPHRLGTPALTRVWDLGFKSMDNFRETARKNPRPDVFELEEELSRIEMDEEDDKAMGREPSAAEAEVIAEKKQTVKWMAFRQARRLYPAEVAKLGNAVGADRDLHQLVKLIREREAAASAARQAPGHDSVPPEEAHEEGDGVDPVAEEEVEGADTPAEGGEEAADGEAKGDEEADLEVKEEDAEAKVNGESHEASQAASPEKEQEQGNGHAEGDAEAMAVDPAPEEQPAVEAVAVTPPEPTAAPIIDADMAEAE; encoded by the exons ATGGCGAGCCTGTACACGACTCTCGCGGACGGCCTGTCCTCCCTCGCGACGGCCTCCTGGGAGacacgcacgccgctgctgaGCGCCGCGACTGGCCCGGGACCACTCGcgcccctcgaccccgccgagctgcgcgccgaggtggagaaagtctgggcggcggctgggggcggcgagtcgagctctggcgggcggcggctcgacgtcgtgcgcAGCACGCTGGACCTTGTTGGTCGGGACGTGGCTGAGCGGCCGGTCGTTGACGGCTTG CTGCCTGAACCGCTCGAaaccgacgacgacgacaccaaaCGCGCATTCCAGACCGCACTCCAGGACCGCCTCGACATCGCGCTCACGCTCTACGAGGTCGCGTACGACGcactcgcctcgcccgcgctcgagcccggCGCAGTCTTCATCCCGCTCCTCGAGGACTTTGTCGAGCTGCTCTCTGTCGCGACGTGGCGCCAGCTGTTCGGATACCTCGAGACGCGCTCAAAGCGGTTCTCGAAGAACATGCCCTCgtccaagggcaaggcgctgcCCCTCCTCCGCACCATCAACGCCTTCTTACGCTTCCTGTCCCACACCCCCGAGGACCTGATGCTCCGCGGCCGCGTGCAGCTGTTCGCTGCGGCGGTCATCCCGATCGCGGACAAGAGCGCGATTAACATGCGCGGAGAGTACAGCGCCATCCAGACTACGTGGGAGGAGAGCGATCCCCAGGGCGATGTCGAGATGGCTGAGGCGGGTgacggtggcgccgccgcaaacgacgacgagaaaCCCAAGGCCGAGCCCAACTTCTACTCCACACTCTGGTCCCTCCAGGGGTACTTTGCGTACCCGCCATCACTTGACGGCCCAGCTGTGGGCGACCCAACACAAACCGCGTTCGAGCAGTTCCGCGCCAAGACCGAGTTTGTGCTCTCGCGGCTGTATGAGCAAACAAAGAGAGAGCGTGTGTTACGAGGCAAGGACGACGGTTCGGCACCCGCGACGGTCGTGAAGAGCGGtaccagcgccgacgacttcTACCCGCGCTACCTCACCGCCAAGAGTCTCCTCGAGTACGAGATTGCCGACCAGTCGTTCCGCCGCCAGATCCTCGTGCAGTACTTTATCCTGTTCCAGTTCCTGCTCAACTTCAACCCCGCGAgcgcaagcaagcagcagtTTACGGGCGGCATGCCCAAGACGTTTGTGATTGACGGCGACAATCTCGAGTGGACCAGGAACACAGCATTCGGTATCCGTGATGAGCTCTCGCGCATGTCCGCCGACGGGTACGAGTTCTTCAACACCATGGCCATTCTCATGGAGCGGGAAAGACGTTAT GCCCTATGGAAGAACGAAGGATGCCCAGAGGCAGAGTGGGAGATCAAGCCCGTCGACCCccaggaggtcgaggacgccgcgaAGAAGTGGGAGGAGCACGTGGAGCCGATGCGCAGGTGGCCTCATCGCCTCGGCACACCGGCGCTCACTCGTGTCTGGGACCTGGGGTTCAAGAGCATGGACAATTTCCGggagacggcgaggaagaaTCC ccgtCCTGACGTGTTTGAGCTTGAAGAAGAGCTCAGCAGGATtgagatggacgaggaggacgacaaggcgaTGGGCAGGGAGCCGTCCGCGGCGGAAGCCGAGGTCATTGCCGAG AAGAAGCAGACTGTCAAGTGGATGGCCTTCCGCCAGGCTCGTAGGCTGTACCCTGCCGAGGTTGCCAAGCTCGGCAacgccgtcggtgccgacCGCGACCTGCACCAGCTGGTCAAGCTGatccgcgagcgcgaggcggccgcgtcggcagcgcgccaggcgccagGCCACGATTCGGTGCCACCTGAAGAGGCACATGAAGAAGGCGACGGGGTCGACCCGGTTGCCGAGGAAGAAGTCGAGGGTGCGGACACACCAGCCgagggtggtgaggaggcggccgatggcgaggccaagggcgatgaggaggctgatctcgaggtcaaggaggaggacgccgaggctaAGGTCAATGGCGAGAGTCACGAGGCAAGCCAGGCTGCAAGTCCTGAGAAGGAGCAAGAGCAGGGGAACGGacatgccgagggcgacgccgaggcgatggcCGTCGACCCGGCGCCGGAGGAGCAGCCTGCCGTCGAAGCCGTCGCTGTCACCCCGCCTGAGCCAACAGCCGCTCCCatcatcgacgccgacatggccgaggcggagTAG
- the oac1 gene encoding Mitochondrial oxaloacetate transport protein, protein MSAAAAPAAAAAAAAAPQKPLSLLESFMCGGLAGCAAVTVTNIPETMKTRLQLQGELAKADANAPKVYKNVFDVFKKTWANEGIKGLQRGLMPAYGYQILLNGSRLGFYEPVRHTLNRALGYKPEEVVWYTSITAGSITGCIGATLGSPLFLIKARMQAYSPVLPVGAQHNYKNGFDALRTIVKADGVPGLWRGVSAAILRTVCGSAVQLPSYNYAKDVFTRYGLLDPNSFWMYLAASGVSGVVVCAAMQPADTVLTRMYNQPTIKDPVTGKTRGALYTNPIDCLWKTAQAEGIKGWYKGTTAHFLRIAPHTVITLVANELITKEYKKYIRRAD, encoded by the exons ATGTCTGCagctgccgcccccgccgctgccgccgccgccgcagcggcgccgcaAAAGCCCCTGTCCCTGCTCGAGAGCTTCATGTGTGGTGGTCTGGCTGGGTGCGCCGCGGTGACTGTTA CCAACATCCCCGAAACGATGAAGACGCGCCTGCAGCTCCAAggcgagctggccaaggccgacgccaacgcgCCCAAGGTGTACAAGAACGTCTTTGACGTGTTCAAGAAGACGTGGGCGAACGAGGGCATCAAGGGCTTGCAGAGGGGCTTGATGCCCGCGTACGGGTACCAGATCCTGCTCAACGGATCGAGGTTGG gcttCTACGAGCCCGTCCGCCACACGCTGAACCGCGCGCTGGGGTACAAGCCCGAAGAGGTGGTGTGGTACACTTCGATCACTGCGGGCAGTATTACGGGCTGTATTGGAG CGACCCTCGGCTCGCCCCTCTTCCTCATCAAGGCCCGCATGCAGGCGTACTCGCCCGTCCtccccgtcggcgcgcagcacaACTACAAGAACGGCTTTGATGCGCTCCGGACAATTGTCAAGGCTGACGGCGTGCCCGGCCTGTGGCGCGGTGTTTCGGCTGCCATTTTGAGGACTGTCTGT GGCTCCGCTGTCCAGCTCCCGTCGTACAACTACGCAAAGGACGTGTTCACACGGtacggcctcctcgaccccaacTCGTTCTGGATGTACCTCGCTGCGTCGGGCGTGTCGGGTGTCGTTGTT TGCGCCGCTATGCAGCCCGCCGACACAGTCCTCACCCGCATGTACAACCAGCCCACGATTAAGGACCCCGTGACGGGCaagacgcgcggcgcgctctaCACCAACCCCATCGACTGTCTGTGGAAGACGgcccaggccgagggcaTCAAGGGCTGGTACAAGGGCACCACGGCCCACTTCCTCCGTATCGCGCCACACACCGTCATCACCCTCGTCGCAAACGAGCTCATCACAAAGGAGTACAAGAAGTACATTCGGAGAGCAGACTAG